In Sceloporus undulatus isolate JIND9_A2432 ecotype Alabama chromosome 7, SceUnd_v1.1, whole genome shotgun sequence, one DNA window encodes the following:
- the RBP7 gene encoding retinoid-binding protein 7, with product MPMDFSGTWNLVSSDNFEGYMLALGIDFATRKIAKMLKPQKVIKQEGDSFTISTTSTFRNYFVQFKIGEEFEEDNKGLDNRKCKSVVTWENDRLVCVQTGEKKNRGWSHWIEGDELYLELRCEDQVSRQVFKRG from the exons ATGCCTATGGATTTCAGTGGCACCTGGAACCTTGTCAGCAGTGACAACTTTGAAGGTTATATGTTGGCCTTGG GTATTGACTTTGCCACTCGCAAGATAGCAAAAATGCTGAAGCCACAGAAGGTGATAAAACAGGAGGGAGACTCCTTTACTATCAGCACAACAAGTACTTTCCGAAACTATTTTGTCCAGTTCAAAATTGGAGAGGAGTTTGAAGAAGACAACAAAGGTTTGGACAACAGAAAATGCAAG AGTGTGGTTACCTGGGAAAACGATAGGCTTGTTTGTGTCCAGACCGGGGAAAAGAAGAACAGAGGTTGGTCGCACTGGATAGAAGGGGATGAACTCTACTTG GAACTCCGGTGTGAGGATCAAGTCAGCAGGCAAGTCTTCAAGAGAGGATGA
- the NMNAT1 gene encoding nicotinamide/nicotinic acid mononucleotide adenylyltransferase 1 isoform X2, protein MLRCFRSFSPLQGGRLFQAACDCPTLFLPLRQKTMENSDTRSEVVLLACGSFNPITNMHLRLFELARDHLHETGKYKVVKGIISPVGDAYKKKSLISARHRVAMAKLATESCDWVDVDDWESSQQEWQETVKVLRHHQQKLKDLYCASAVDNATPQNKVGRKRKREAGGQPSLKRNQSQTKAVPQLKMLCGSDVLDSFILPNLWKPEDITEILTNYGMVCITRLGNFSQKSIYDSDMLWRHKDNILLVDEWITNDISATKIRRALRRNQSVRYLIPDAVVDYIRQHNVYTGESEEKNKGASLAPYQRYTREATKN, encoded by the exons ATGCTGCGGTGCTTCCGCTCCTTCTCCCCTCTCCAAGGAGGCCGCCTTTTCCAGGCTG CGTGCGATTGCCCGACCTTGTTTCTCCCCCTGCGTCAAAAGACTATGGAGAATTCAGATACCAGGAGTGAGGTGGTTCTTCTGGCATGTGGGTCTTTCAATCCAATCACCAACATGCATCTCCGACTCTTTGAACTGGCGAGGGATCACTTGCACGAAACAG GGAAGTACAAAGTGGTGAAAGGGATCATTTCACCTGTGGGGGATGCCTATAAGAAGAAAAGCCTGATCAGCGCTAGGCACCgggtggccatggcaaagcttGCAACAGAGAGCTGCGACTGGGTGGATGTGGACGATTGGGAGAGCAGCCAGCAGGAATGGCAGGAGACCGTCAAAGTCCTCAG GCATCACCAGCAAAAGCTGAAGGATTTGTATTGCGCTTCGGCCGTTGACAATGCCACTCCTCAGAATAAAGTGGGCCGGAAGAGGAAGCGGGAGGCAGGAGGCCAACCCTCTCTCAAGAGAAACCAGTCACAAACAAAAG CTGTCCCTCAGCTGAAGATGCTGTGCGGGTCGGATGTCCTGGACTCTTTCATACTCCCCAATCTCTGGAaaccagaagacatcacagaaaTCCTAACCAACTATGGCATGGTATGCATCACCCGACTTGGGAACTTTTCCCAGAAATCCATATATGATTCTGACATGCTTTGGAGACACAAGGATAATATTCTTCTAGTAGATGAATGGATCACCAATGATATCTCAGCCACCAAGATCCGGAGAGCCCTGAGGAGGAACCAAAGTGTCCGATACCTGATTCCTGACGCTGTTGTAGACTATATCAGGCAACACAACGTATACACTGGGGAGAGTGAAGAAAAGAATAAGGGAGCGAGCCTAGCTCCTTATCAAAGATACACAAGGGAGGCCACCAAAAATTGA
- the NMNAT1 gene encoding nicotinamide/nicotinic acid mononucleotide adenylyltransferase 1 isoform X1 has product MVKPCSKWPTAALWENTGTFPACDCPTLFLPLRQKTMENSDTRSEVVLLACGSFNPITNMHLRLFELARDHLHETGKYKVVKGIISPVGDAYKKKSLISARHRVAMAKLATESCDWVDVDDWESSQQEWQETVKVLRHHQQKLKDLYCASAVDNATPQNKVGRKRKREAGGQPSLKRNQSQTKAVPQLKMLCGSDVLDSFILPNLWKPEDITEILTNYGMVCITRLGNFSQKSIYDSDMLWRHKDNILLVDEWITNDISATKIRRALRRNQSVRYLIPDAVVDYIRQHNVYTGESEEKNKGASLAPYQRYTREATKN; this is encoded by the exons ATGGTGAAACCATGCTCAAAGTGGCCAACAGCAGCTTTGTGGGAGAATACAGGGACATTTCCAG CGTGCGATTGCCCGACCTTGTTTCTCCCCCTGCGTCAAAAGACTATGGAGAATTCAGATACCAGGAGTGAGGTGGTTCTTCTGGCATGTGGGTCTTTCAATCCAATCACCAACATGCATCTCCGACTCTTTGAACTGGCGAGGGATCACTTGCACGAAACAG GGAAGTACAAAGTGGTGAAAGGGATCATTTCACCTGTGGGGGATGCCTATAAGAAGAAAAGCCTGATCAGCGCTAGGCACCgggtggccatggcaaagcttGCAACAGAGAGCTGCGACTGGGTGGATGTGGACGATTGGGAGAGCAGCCAGCAGGAATGGCAGGAGACCGTCAAAGTCCTCAG GCATCACCAGCAAAAGCTGAAGGATTTGTATTGCGCTTCGGCCGTTGACAATGCCACTCCTCAGAATAAAGTGGGCCGGAAGAGGAAGCGGGAGGCAGGAGGCCAACCCTCTCTCAAGAGAAACCAGTCACAAACAAAAG CTGTCCCTCAGCTGAAGATGCTGTGCGGGTCGGATGTCCTGGACTCTTTCATACTCCCCAATCTCTGGAaaccagaagacatcacagaaaTCCTAACCAACTATGGCATGGTATGCATCACCCGACTTGGGAACTTTTCCCAGAAATCCATATATGATTCTGACATGCTTTGGAGACACAAGGATAATATTCTTCTAGTAGATGAATGGATCACCAATGATATCTCAGCCACCAAGATCCGGAGAGCCCTGAGGAGGAACCAAAGTGTCCGATACCTGATTCCTGACGCTGTTGTAGACTATATCAGGCAACACAACGTATACACTGGGGAGAGTGAAGAAAAGAATAAGGGAGCGAGCCTAGCTCCTTATCAAAGATACACAAGGGAGGCCACCAAAAATTGA
- the LZIC gene encoding protein LZIC: MASRGTIETSKLKQNLEEQLDRLMQQLQDLEECRDDLDADEYEETKKETLEQLREFNDSLKKIMSGNMTLVDELSGMQLAIQAAISQAFKTPEVIRMFAKKQPGQLRTRLAEMDRDLMVGKLGRDLYTQQKVEILTALRKLGEKLTLDDETFLSTNAGAALSQFERVSSDLGSGDKVFALASFEVEKSKQ; the protein is encoded by the exons atggctTCAAGAGGAACGATTGAAACCAGTAAGTTGAAACAgaacttggaagagcagctggaTAGATTAATGCAGCAATTGCAAGATCTGGAGGAGTGCCG AGATGACCTGGATGCAGATGAGTATGAAGAAACCAAGAAGGAAACCCTGGAGCAGCTGAGGGAGTTCAATGACTCCTTGAAGAAGATTATGTCTGGAAATATGACCCTGGTAGATGAACTCAGTGGGATGCAGTTG GCCATACAAGCAGCCATCAGCCAGGCTTTTAAAACCCCAGAAGTCATCAGGATGTTTGCCAAAAAACAGCCTGGGCAGTTGCGGACAAGGTTGGCTGAG ATGGACAGAGATTTGATGGTTGGGAAGCTCGGACGGGACCTTTACACCCAGCAGAAAGTTGAAATCCTCACTGCTCTCCGTAAGCTTGGGGAGAAG cTGACTCTAGATGATGAGACCTTCCTATCAACAAATGCCGGAGCTGCCCTTAGCCAATTTGAGAGGGTCTCCAGTGACCTTG GATCAGGGGACAAGGTCTTCGCTCTGGCAAGTTTTGAGGTAGAAAAATCCAAGCAATGA